Proteins from a single region of Desulfobacter postgatei 2ac9:
- a CDS encoding DUF4129 domain-containing protein, with product MRYCEKSNLHEQDHYPSAPFNHHPDFYIRKLEKKLARSGFERKPHETYEQFFIRIKEKTFSPQDIPSLMTVIRIHKQLRFGPRPISGNDLAILEAETDRLIQKLSDPGRSVRDKSGAGTGIDNYDPGS from the coding sequence TTGCGGTATTGCGAAAAAAGCAATCTTCATGAACAAGACCATTATCCATCTGCGCCTTTTAACCATCATCCTGACTTCTATATCCGAAAATTAGAAAAAAAACTTGCCCGTTCCGGGTTTGAAAGAAAACCCCATGAAACCTATGAACAATTTTTCATTCGCATCAAAGAAAAAACCTTTTCCCCGCAGGATATCCCATCCCTTATGACTGTTATCCGGATTCACAAACAGCTTCGTTTTGGACCCCGGCCCATTTCCGGTAATGATTTGGCAATATTGGAAGCAGAAACAGACCGGCTGATTCAAAAGCTGTCCGATCCCGGCAGGTCGGTCCGGGACAAATCCGGCGCAGGAACAGGCATTGACAATTACGACCCAGGCTCTTAA
- a CDS encoding type II toxin-antitoxin system HicA family toxin codes for MVKLRVLSGKEACSILSANGFAEIRRRGSHVIMQKKIEGSTITVPVPDHKELKKGTLLSIIRQSGINRNAFE; via the coding sequence TTGGTTAAGCTGCGGGTCTTATCTGGAAAAGAAGCCTGTTCAATATTATCTGCCAATGGTTTTGCAGAGATCCGCAGACGGGGCAGCCATGTGATTATGCAAAAGAAAATTGAGGGGTCCACCATCACCGTTCCGGTGCCAGATCATAAAGAACTAAAAAAAGGGACCCTGCTTTCCATTATCAGGCAATCCGGTATAAACCGGAACGCCTTTGAATAA
- the tnpB gene encoding IS66 family insertion sequence element accessory protein TnpB, with amino-acid sequence MFSPTQNLKIHIALGSTDMGKSIDGLSVLVSETLNLDPFSGHMFGNTAKPTFKVIFVFIGILIA; translated from the coding sequence ATGTTTTCTCCCACCCAGAATTTAAAAATTCATATTGCACTTGGGAGCACTGATATGGGCAAATCCATTGATGGGTTATCCGTACTTGTAAGTGAAACATTGAATTTAGATCCATTCTCAGGACACATGTTTGGCAATACCGCAAAACCCACCTTTAAAGTTATATTTGTTTTTATAGGCATACTAATTGCTTAA
- a CDS encoding transposase produces METIKLILSQMSIPKPQLKFLLILFSTIMILRGRMNYRNMSRYSILHEKSFSRNFKKPFDFTELNHRLILETIPEANKKMAAIDASFVPKSGKHSYGIDYFWSGVVGKSKKGQEISSLAIVDLDYNTAYNLSVEQTPSGSEIGKKEENRIDFYLQQIQRNQNYLCAHCILYIATDGFYSKTRFIDGLVGLGFHQVGRLRDDANLRYLYKGPHEKRKGAKKKYDGKVKYEDLSRWQLVSEIEPGVSLYTADLNSPHFKRNLRVVYLLDQRNSKKYRYALFFSIDLTLDPVDIFNMYRARFQIEFIFRDAKQFTGLTDCQARSKEALNFHFNASLTTLNLLKKQEREQAENSNSKVCSIASWKARYFNEHLLDRFISHLDLNPIFIKNTPQYEELINYGAISA; encoded by the coding sequence ATGGAGACAATAAAACTTATTTTATCTCAAATGTCTATCCCTAAACCGCAACTGAAGTTCTTGTTGATCTTATTTTCAACAATAATGATCCTCCGGGGCCGAATGAATTACCGCAACATGAGTCGTTACAGTATTCTCCATGAAAAAAGTTTTTCAAGGAACTTCAAAAAGCCATTCGATTTTACCGAATTGAATCACCGGTTGATTTTGGAAACCATACCTGAAGCAAACAAGAAGATGGCAGCAATTGATGCTTCGTTTGTACCCAAAAGTGGGAAACACAGTTATGGGATCGACTATTTTTGGAGTGGAGTTGTCGGCAAATCAAAAAAGGGGCAGGAAATATCATCATTGGCAATTGTTGATCTGGACTATAATACCGCCTACAATCTTTCTGTTGAGCAGACACCTTCCGGCAGTGAAATTGGCAAAAAAGAGGAAAATCGAATTGATTTTTACCTGCAGCAAATTCAACGTAACCAGAATTACCTGTGTGCCCATTGTATCCTTTATATTGCCACTGATGGATTTTACAGTAAAACCCGCTTTATCGATGGTCTTGTCGGACTGGGCTTTCATCAAGTTGGCCGTCTGAGAGACGATGCAAATCTTCGTTATCTCTACAAGGGGCCACATGAGAAAAGAAAAGGGGCCAAGAAAAAATATGACGGCAAAGTCAAATATGAGGATCTTTCTCGATGGCAATTGGTCAGTGAAATTGAACCGGGTGTCAGTCTGTATACTGCAGATCTGAATTCTCCCCATTTTAAACGCAACCTGAGAGTCGTTTATCTGCTGGATCAACGAAATTCTAAAAAATATCGTTATGCCTTATTTTTTTCAATCGATTTGACCCTGGATCCAGTAGATATTTTTAATATGTATCGAGCTCGTTTTCAGATTGAGTTTATCTTTCGAGACGCCAAGCAGTTTACCGGACTCACTGATTGCCAAGCCAGAAGCAAAGAAGCTTTAAATTTCCATTTCAATGCATCTTTAACCACACTCAATTTGTTGAAAAAGCAGGAGCGTGAACAAGCTGAAAATTCTAATTCCAAAGTCTGTTCGATCGCATCCTGGAAGGCCCGTTATTTCAATGAACACCTGCTGGACCGATTTATTTCACACTTAGATTTGAACCCTATCTTTATAAAAAATACGCCTCAATACGAGGAACTTATAAACTACGGCGCTATTAGCGCCTAA
- a CDS encoding cupin domain-containing protein yields MKATHYTDISGTKMNNDMVKRVTGRVLIGKDDGAPNFCMRRFDVEAGGHAPRHTHDWEHEIYVVEGKGEVLLGDQWHDISQGTAVYVPPNVDHQIKNSSDGHLAFLCLVPSKAPEM; encoded by the coding sequence ATGAAAGCAACACACTATACAGATATTTCCGGCACAAAAATGAACAACGACATGGTCAAACGTGTTACGGGACGGGTACTCATCGGCAAGGATGACGGCGCCCCCAATTTCTGCATGAGAAGATTTGACGTTGAAGCCGGCGGTCATGCCCCCAGGCATACCCATGACTGGGAACATGAAATTTATGTGGTTGAGGGCAAAGGCGAGGTCCTTCTCGGGGATCAGTGGCATGACATTTCCCAGGGAACCGCAGTTTATGTCCCCCCCAATGTTGATCACCAGATAAAAAACAGCTCGGACGGACATCTTGCCTTTCTGTGCCTGGTTCCTTCCAAAGCCCCGGAGATGTAG
- a CDS encoding DUF3322 domain-containing protein: MTPGWGMLPDHAVQLIKKREWDHWAHLKARLSGEKKFPIRLGLKPPDGKKAVADMAHYLAFVNAWKAFPFQEMVQWEPRNFQTLPGQTIPAALVISSIQDLAELMGKKGEARVGLWENNMRPILEVGSALSPPNPLYPVLVRRLDLIEKLSCADTRMLADLLPQLTPGMGKGFYLRALPVTGVDTKFIETHKLIIEELLDVLHGGAVTATGGLLPWLDCMPRPAGWLMIRPLDKSTRNALGGLSILKLPYMTLLTYELPAEHILVVENIEPGLALRPMEDTIAVIGGGKNVAWMDAVWLKEKHVGYWGDIDTWGLCFLSDARSKVKHLSALMMDKETLLAHESRMSLERQPAPSLPQYLTEDEIALFQDLNSGTFQSNRLEQERICADYIRSALTRWHIS, encoded by the coding sequence ATGACGCCCGGATGGGGGATGCTGCCGGATCATGCGGTGCAGCTGATCAAAAAGCGGGAATGGGATCACTGGGCACATCTTAAAGCACGGCTCTCCGGTGAAAAAAAATTCCCCATCCGGCTGGGACTGAAACCGCCGGACGGCAAAAAGGCTGTGGCGGATATGGCCCATTACCTGGCCTTTGTAAATGCCTGGAAGGCCTTTCCCTTTCAGGAGATGGTTCAGTGGGAACCCCGCAATTTCCAGACGCTTCCAGGCCAAACCATTCCCGCGGCGCTTGTTATCTCCTCCATCCAGGATCTGGCCGAACTTATGGGGAAAAAGGGGGAGGCCCGTGTCGGGCTGTGGGAAAACAACATGAGGCCCATCCTGGAGGTCGGCTCAGCACTTTCTCCGCCAAACCCTCTGTATCCTGTACTGGTCCGCCGCCTTGATCTCATTGAGAAACTCTCTTGTGCCGATACCCGTATGCTGGCTGATCTGCTTCCCCAACTCACCCCCGGCATGGGGAAAGGCTTTTATCTGCGCGCACTCCCGGTCACCGGGGTGGACACCAAGTTTATCGAAACTCATAAACTGATTATTGAAGAGCTGCTTGATGTACTCCATGGCGGGGCAGTCACCGCGACCGGCGGGCTTCTGCCCTGGTTGGACTGCATGCCCCGGCCTGCGGGGTGGCTTATGATTCGCCCTCTGGACAAGTCCACCCGAAATGCCCTGGGCGGCCTGTCCATTCTGAAATTGCCGTATATGACGCTTTTGACCTATGAACTGCCGGCAGAACATATCCTTGTGGTGGAAAACATTGAGCCCGGACTTGCCCTGCGGCCCATGGAAGATACCATTGCCGTCATCGGCGGCGGCAAAAATGTGGCCTGGATGGATGCGGTCTGGCTGAAAGAAAAGCATGTGGGATACTGGGGGGACATTGACACCTGGGGGCTCTGCTTTTTAAGCGATGCCAGAAGCAAAGTGAAACATTTATCCGCCCTGATGATGGATAAAGAGACCCTGCTGGCCCACGAATCGCGGATGAGTTTAGAGCGCCAGCCGGCGCCCTCTTTGCCTCAATATTTAACCGAAGATGAGATTGCGCTGTTCCAGGATCTGAACTCCGGAACGTTTCAGTCAAACCGTCTGGAGCAGGAACGCATCTGTGCGGATTATATCCGCAGTGCATTGACTCGCTGGCACATTTCTTAA
- a CDS encoding type II toxin-antitoxin system HicB family antitoxin: MKRFLTAIIEKEGTGYVSLCPELDIASQGETVAEARENLQEALELFFECASPGEIETRLKEEIYITQMEVAVG, encoded by the coding sequence ATGAAAAGATTCTTGACCGCAATCATTGAAAAAGAGGGAACCGGTTATGTTTCCTTATGCCCTGAACTCGACATAGCCAGTCAGGGGGAAACCGTTGCCGAAGCAAGGGAAAATCTGCAGGAAGCCCTTGAACTATTTTTTGAATGCGCATCCCCGGGCGAAATAGAGACCCGGCTTAAAGAGGAAATTTATATCACCCAGATGGAGGTTGCCGTTGGTTAA